One window from the genome of Chaetodon trifascialis isolate fChaTrf1 chromosome 20, fChaTrf1.hap1, whole genome shotgun sequence encodes:
- the arhgap24 gene encoding rho GTPase-activating protein 24 isoform X4, with the protein MTANHETYLLMASTQNDMEDWVKTIRRVIWAPFGGGIFGQKLEETVRYERRFGNKLAPMLVEQCVDFIRQWGLREEGLFRLPGQANLVKELQDAFDCGEKPSFDCNTDVHTVASLLKLYLRELPEPVIPFHKYDEFLACAKLLGKDDEMGLKELRKLVECLPPVNYNLLKYICRFLDEVQSYSGVNKMSVQNLATVFGPNILRPKVEDPVAIMEGTVLVQQLMAVLIGRHDVLFPRDDDSPTALELVNNNNIEPQRRQAATTTSAITAVSQNTENNNTQVVRQCVWEAPESPSHRHVDNSGSPRSASPRNGVIGRFDITRSPPLTVKKNPAFNKGSGIVTNGSFSSSPSSDPSQEKSQTLSGGGSLPARRSGTHKGSGTKMGTSGVTSGSSAGGNGTGVARMGISSNDVVTGSLNGRNGLWVPNGCVTLRENNRTRDCSNGDQLTNQNRLSTYDNVQLNHQNLQQQSQITNTCLNSSCEDKQSVDSATWSTSSCEISLPDNSTSCRSSTTTCPEQDFYGGHYEDLDGPTQENEPPQSGGGGEGEGRNSNREGSGDGAGRSSRGTSSSDNSDGYAVGNGPGSHSALHSLVASLKQEMLKQKTEYEARIKSLEQRNLELETEMVNLHEELDQERKKYTMAEIKLRNAERAKDDAERRNQMLQKEMEQFFSTFSDLTATGTTAATDPRRPDRNNTIWIQ; encoded by the exons ATGACAGCCAACCATGAGACCTACCTTCTTATGGCCAGCACCCAGAATGACATGGAGGATTGGGTGAAGACGATCCGCCGGGTCATCTGGGCCCCTTTTGGTGGAG ggATCTTCGGTCAGAAGTTGGAGGAAACTGTGCGTTATGAACGCCGGTTTGGGAACAAGCTCGCCCCTATGCTGGTGGAGCAGTGTGTGGATTTCATTCGGCAGTGGGGCCTTCGGGAGGAGGGTCTATTCAGGCTGCCAGGACAGGCCAACCTggtcaaagagctgcaggatgCCTTCGACTGTGGAGAAAAACCCTCTTTTGACTG TAACACAGACGTGCACACAGTAGCCTCTCTGCTGAAGCTGTATCTCAGAGAGCTGCCGGAGCCCGTCATCCCCTTCCACAAGTATGATGAGTTCCTGGCCTGCGCCAAGCTTCTCGGCAAAGATGATGAAATG GGTTTGAAGGAGCTGCGAAAGCTAGTTGAATGTCTACCTCCAGTGAACTACAACCTTCTCAAGTACATCTGCAG GTTTCTTGATGAAGTCCAGTCATATTCAGGAGTGAATAAAATGAGCGTCCAAAACTTAGCCACAGTCTTTGGGCCAAATATCTTGAGGCCGAAGGTTGAGGATCCAGTAGCTATTATGGAAG GTACCGTTCTGGTCCAGCAGCTCATGGCCGTTCTGATTGGCCGCCACGATGTGTTATTCCCTCGGGATGATGACAGCCCCACGGCGCTTGAGCtcgtcaacaacaacaacatcgaACCGCAAAGGCGCCAAGCCGCCACAACTACCTCAGCCATCACTGCGGTGTCtcagaacacagagaacaacaaCACGCAGGTGGTGCGgcagtgtgtgtgggaagcACCTGAATCTCCTTCGCACCGCCACGTCGACAACAGTGGCTCCCCGCGATCGGCGAGCCCTCGTAATGGGGTCATAGGCCGATTTGACATCACCCGCAGCCCACCGCTGACTGTGAAAAAGAACCCGGCTTTCAATAAAGGCAGTGGGATCGTTACAAAtggctccttcagctcctcgcCCTCTTCGGACCCCAGTCAGGAAAAGAGCCAGACCTTAAGTGGTGGTGGGAGTTTACCAGCACGGCGCAGCGGGACACACAAAGGCTCCGGCACAAAAATGGGCACCAGTGGCGTGACGAGTGGAAGCAGCGCCGGAGGGAACGGGACTGGAGTTGCACGCATGGGCATTTCCAGCAATGATGTGGTCACGGGAAGTCTGAACGGCCGCAATGGTCTTTGGGTACCAAACGGCTGCGTCACGTTACGTGAGAACAACAGAACACGTGACTGCTCCAACGGGGATCAATTAACCAATCAGAACCGCCTGTCCACGTACGACAACGTCCAGTTAAACCAtcagaacctgcagcagcagagccagatcACCAACACGTGtctgaacagcagctgtgaggacAAGCAGAGCGTCGACAGCGCCACCtggtccacctcctcctgcgAGATCTCCCTTCCTGACAACTCCACCTCCTGTcgctcctccaccaccacctgccCTGAGCAGGACTTCTACGGAGGCCATTACGAAGACCTGGATGGACCAACACAAGAAAATGAGCCTCCTCAatctggtggaggaggagagggggagggcagaaacagcaacagagaggggAGCGGAGATGGAGCGGGGAGGAGCAGCCGAGGCACCAGCAGTAGCGATAACAGTGATGGTTATGCTGTCGGCAACGGACCCGGCAGTCACAGCGCTCTGCACAGTTTAGTGGCCAGTCTCAAACAAGAGATGCTCAAGCAGAAGACCGAGTACGAGGCCAGGATAAAGAG CTTGGAGCAGCGAAACCTGGAGCTGGAGACAGAAATGGTGAACCTCCATGAGGAGCTGGACCAGGAGAGGAAGAAGTACACCATGGCAGAGATCAAGCTGCGCAACGCTGAGCGAGCCAAGGACGACGCTGAGCGTCGGAATCAGATGCTGCAGAAAGAGATGGAACAGTTTTTCTCCACGTTTAGTGACCTCACTGCAACCGGCACCACCGCAGCCACGGACCCCCGCCGACCAGATCGTAACAACACCATCTGGATACAGTGA
- the arhgap24 gene encoding rho GTPase-activating protein 24 isoform X3 translates to MDLNSNPGGDRERMTANHETYLLMASTQNDMEDWVKTIRRVIWAPFGGGIFGQKLEETVRYERRFGNKLAPMLVEQCVDFIRQWGLREEGLFRLPGQANLVKELQDAFDCGEKPSFDCNTDVHTVASLLKLYLRELPEPVIPFHKYDEFLACAKLLGKDDEMGLKELRKLVECLPPVNYNLLKYICRFLDEVQSYSGVNKMSVQNLATVFGPNILRPKVEDPVAIMEGTVLVQQLMAVLIGRHDVLFPRDDDSPTALELVNNNNIEPQRRQAATTTSAITAVSQNTENNNTQVVRQCVWEAPESPSHRHVDNSGSPRSASPRNGVIGRFDITRSPPLTVKKNPAFNKGSGIVTNGSFSSSPSSDPSQEKSQTLSGGGSLPARRSGTHKGSGTKMGTSGVTSGSSAGGNGTGVARMGISSNDVVTGSLNGRNGLWVPNGCVTLRENNRTRDCSNGDQLTNQNRLSTYDNVQLNHQNLQQQSQITNTCLNSSCEDKQSVDSATWSTSSCEISLPDNSTSCRSSTTTCPEQDFYGGHYEDLDGPTQENEPPQSGGGGEGEGRNSNREGSGDGAGRSSRGTSSSDNSDGYAVGNGPGSHSALHSLVASLKQEMLKQKTEYEARIKSLEQRNLELETEMVNLHEELDQERKKYTMAEIKLRNAERAKDDAERRNQMLQKEMEQFFSTFSDLTATGTTAATDPRRPDRNNTIWIQ, encoded by the exons ggggagacagagagcggATGACAGCCAACCATGAGACCTACCTTCTTATGGCCAGCACCCAGAATGACATGGAGGATTGGGTGAAGACGATCCGCCGGGTCATCTGGGCCCCTTTTGGTGGAG ggATCTTCGGTCAGAAGTTGGAGGAAACTGTGCGTTATGAACGCCGGTTTGGGAACAAGCTCGCCCCTATGCTGGTGGAGCAGTGTGTGGATTTCATTCGGCAGTGGGGCCTTCGGGAGGAGGGTCTATTCAGGCTGCCAGGACAGGCCAACCTggtcaaagagctgcaggatgCCTTCGACTGTGGAGAAAAACCCTCTTTTGACTG TAACACAGACGTGCACACAGTAGCCTCTCTGCTGAAGCTGTATCTCAGAGAGCTGCCGGAGCCCGTCATCCCCTTCCACAAGTATGATGAGTTCCTGGCCTGCGCCAAGCTTCTCGGCAAAGATGATGAAATG GGTTTGAAGGAGCTGCGAAAGCTAGTTGAATGTCTACCTCCAGTGAACTACAACCTTCTCAAGTACATCTGCAG GTTTCTTGATGAAGTCCAGTCATATTCAGGAGTGAATAAAATGAGCGTCCAAAACTTAGCCACAGTCTTTGGGCCAAATATCTTGAGGCCGAAGGTTGAGGATCCAGTAGCTATTATGGAAG GTACCGTTCTGGTCCAGCAGCTCATGGCCGTTCTGATTGGCCGCCACGATGTGTTATTCCCTCGGGATGATGACAGCCCCACGGCGCTTGAGCtcgtcaacaacaacaacatcgaACCGCAAAGGCGCCAAGCCGCCACAACTACCTCAGCCATCACTGCGGTGTCtcagaacacagagaacaacaaCACGCAGGTGGTGCGgcagtgtgtgtgggaagcACCTGAATCTCCTTCGCACCGCCACGTCGACAACAGTGGCTCCCCGCGATCGGCGAGCCCTCGTAATGGGGTCATAGGCCGATTTGACATCACCCGCAGCCCACCGCTGACTGTGAAAAAGAACCCGGCTTTCAATAAAGGCAGTGGGATCGTTACAAAtggctccttcagctcctcgcCCTCTTCGGACCCCAGTCAGGAAAAGAGCCAGACCTTAAGTGGTGGTGGGAGTTTACCAGCACGGCGCAGCGGGACACACAAAGGCTCCGGCACAAAAATGGGCACCAGTGGCGTGACGAGTGGAAGCAGCGCCGGAGGGAACGGGACTGGAGTTGCACGCATGGGCATTTCCAGCAATGATGTGGTCACGGGAAGTCTGAACGGCCGCAATGGTCTTTGGGTACCAAACGGCTGCGTCACGTTACGTGAGAACAACAGAACACGTGACTGCTCCAACGGGGATCAATTAACCAATCAGAACCGCCTGTCCACGTACGACAACGTCCAGTTAAACCAtcagaacctgcagcagcagagccagatcACCAACACGTGtctgaacagcagctgtgaggacAAGCAGAGCGTCGACAGCGCCACCtggtccacctcctcctgcgAGATCTCCCTTCCTGACAACTCCACCTCCTGTcgctcctccaccaccacctgccCTGAGCAGGACTTCTACGGAGGCCATTACGAAGACCTGGATGGACCAACACAAGAAAATGAGCCTCCTCAatctggtggaggaggagagggggagggcagaaacagcaacagagaggggAGCGGAGATGGAGCGGGGAGGAGCAGCCGAGGCACCAGCAGTAGCGATAACAGTGATGGTTATGCTGTCGGCAACGGACCCGGCAGTCACAGCGCTCTGCACAGTTTAGTGGCCAGTCTCAAACAAGAGATGCTCAAGCAGAAGACCGAGTACGAGGCCAGGATAAAGAG CTTGGAGCAGCGAAACCTGGAGCTGGAGACAGAAATGGTGAACCTCCATGAGGAGCTGGACCAGGAGAGGAAGAAGTACACCATGGCAGAGATCAAGCTGCGCAACGCTGAGCGAGCCAAGGACGACGCTGAGCGTCGGAATCAGATGCTGCAGAAAGAGATGGAACAGTTTTTCTCCACGTTTAGTGACCTCACTGCAACCGGCACCACCGCAGCCACGGACCCCCGCCGACCAGATCGTAACAACACCATCTGGATACAGTGA
- the arhgap24 gene encoding rho GTPase-activating protein 24 isoform X2, with protein MEMVHQAIHSLPQYGLSDLLSSHQGGDRERMTANHETYLLMASTQNDMEDWVKTIRRVIWAPFGGGIFGQKLEETVRYERRFGNKLAPMLVEQCVDFIRQWGLREEGLFRLPGQANLVKELQDAFDCGEKPSFDCNTDVHTVASLLKLYLRELPEPVIPFHKYDEFLACAKLLGKDDEMGLKELRKLVECLPPVNYNLLKYICRFLDEVQSYSGVNKMSVQNLATVFGPNILRPKVEDPVAIMEGTVLVQQLMAVLIGRHDVLFPRDDDSPTALELVNNNNIEPQRRQAATTTSAITAVSQNTENNNTQVVRQCVWEAPESPSHRHVDNSGSPRSASPRNGVIGRFDITRSPPLTVKKNPAFNKGSGIVTNGSFSSSPSSDPSQEKSQTLSGGGSLPARRSGTHKGSGTKMGTSGVTSGSSAGGNGTGVARMGISSNDVVTGSLNGRNGLWVPNGCVTLRENNRTRDCSNGDQLTNQNRLSTYDNVQLNHQNLQQQSQITNTCLNSSCEDKQSVDSATWSTSSCEISLPDNSTSCRSSTTTCPEQDFYGGHYEDLDGPTQENEPPQSGGGGEGEGRNSNREGSGDGAGRSSRGTSSSDNSDGYAVGNGPGSHSALHSLVASLKQEMLKQKTEYEARIKSLEQRNLELETEMVNLHEELDQERKKYTMAEIKLRNAERAKDDAERRNQMLQKEMEQFFSTFSDLTATGTTAATDPRRPDRNNTIWIQ; from the exons ATGGAGATGGTCCATCAGGCGATTCATAGTTTACCACAGTATGGATTATCTGATTTACTATCCTCACATCAAG ggggagacagagagcggATGACAGCCAACCATGAGACCTACCTTCTTATGGCCAGCACCCAGAATGACATGGAGGATTGGGTGAAGACGATCCGCCGGGTCATCTGGGCCCCTTTTGGTGGAG ggATCTTCGGTCAGAAGTTGGAGGAAACTGTGCGTTATGAACGCCGGTTTGGGAACAAGCTCGCCCCTATGCTGGTGGAGCAGTGTGTGGATTTCATTCGGCAGTGGGGCCTTCGGGAGGAGGGTCTATTCAGGCTGCCAGGACAGGCCAACCTggtcaaagagctgcaggatgCCTTCGACTGTGGAGAAAAACCCTCTTTTGACTG TAACACAGACGTGCACACAGTAGCCTCTCTGCTGAAGCTGTATCTCAGAGAGCTGCCGGAGCCCGTCATCCCCTTCCACAAGTATGATGAGTTCCTGGCCTGCGCCAAGCTTCTCGGCAAAGATGATGAAATG GGTTTGAAGGAGCTGCGAAAGCTAGTTGAATGTCTACCTCCAGTGAACTACAACCTTCTCAAGTACATCTGCAG GTTTCTTGATGAAGTCCAGTCATATTCAGGAGTGAATAAAATGAGCGTCCAAAACTTAGCCACAGTCTTTGGGCCAAATATCTTGAGGCCGAAGGTTGAGGATCCAGTAGCTATTATGGAAG GTACCGTTCTGGTCCAGCAGCTCATGGCCGTTCTGATTGGCCGCCACGATGTGTTATTCCCTCGGGATGATGACAGCCCCACGGCGCTTGAGCtcgtcaacaacaacaacatcgaACCGCAAAGGCGCCAAGCCGCCACAACTACCTCAGCCATCACTGCGGTGTCtcagaacacagagaacaacaaCACGCAGGTGGTGCGgcagtgtgtgtgggaagcACCTGAATCTCCTTCGCACCGCCACGTCGACAACAGTGGCTCCCCGCGATCGGCGAGCCCTCGTAATGGGGTCATAGGCCGATTTGACATCACCCGCAGCCCACCGCTGACTGTGAAAAAGAACCCGGCTTTCAATAAAGGCAGTGGGATCGTTACAAAtggctccttcagctcctcgcCCTCTTCGGACCCCAGTCAGGAAAAGAGCCAGACCTTAAGTGGTGGTGGGAGTTTACCAGCACGGCGCAGCGGGACACACAAAGGCTCCGGCACAAAAATGGGCACCAGTGGCGTGACGAGTGGAAGCAGCGCCGGAGGGAACGGGACTGGAGTTGCACGCATGGGCATTTCCAGCAATGATGTGGTCACGGGAAGTCTGAACGGCCGCAATGGTCTTTGGGTACCAAACGGCTGCGTCACGTTACGTGAGAACAACAGAACACGTGACTGCTCCAACGGGGATCAATTAACCAATCAGAACCGCCTGTCCACGTACGACAACGTCCAGTTAAACCAtcagaacctgcagcagcagagccagatcACCAACACGTGtctgaacagcagctgtgaggacAAGCAGAGCGTCGACAGCGCCACCtggtccacctcctcctgcgAGATCTCCCTTCCTGACAACTCCACCTCCTGTcgctcctccaccaccacctgccCTGAGCAGGACTTCTACGGAGGCCATTACGAAGACCTGGATGGACCAACACAAGAAAATGAGCCTCCTCAatctggtggaggaggagagggggagggcagaaacagcaacagagaggggAGCGGAGATGGAGCGGGGAGGAGCAGCCGAGGCACCAGCAGTAGCGATAACAGTGATGGTTATGCTGTCGGCAACGGACCCGGCAGTCACAGCGCTCTGCACAGTTTAGTGGCCAGTCTCAAACAAGAGATGCTCAAGCAGAAGACCGAGTACGAGGCCAGGATAAAGAG CTTGGAGCAGCGAAACCTGGAGCTGGAGACAGAAATGGTGAACCTCCATGAGGAGCTGGACCAGGAGAGGAAGAAGTACACCATGGCAGAGATCAAGCTGCGCAACGCTGAGCGAGCCAAGGACGACGCTGAGCGTCGGAATCAGATGCTGCAGAAAGAGATGGAACAGTTTTTCTCCACGTTTAGTGACCTCACTGCAACCGGCACCACCGCAGCCACGGACCCCCGCCGACCAGATCGTAACAACACCATCTGGATACAGTGA